From the Phycisphaerae bacterium genome, one window contains:
- a CDS encoding class I SAM-dependent methyltransferase, whose amino-acid sequence MSGLSLRQFVVDQHCVPWKLRLAVRRMVPWQYRRRLLHGRVNLNTPAAMDQRYRSQGTDFRSMENLYGRLLPLLPSQGRLLDAGCGIAVLLRTIRQRYPQLELHGVDFSPVAVERTREYGFAAQVAVLPDLPYDDGCFDAVTCTEVLEHLDDPAAAVRSFARVLRAGGWLIVSAPQDLDPDHCLEHVQDFDEPALRGCLSQTGLDLVHLESVEREPHRKPGVSWLAVAVKVGSDADRR is encoded by the coding sequence ATGTCCGGTCTCTCGCTGAGACAATTCGTGGTGGATCAGCACTGTGTCCCGTGGAAGCTGCGCCTCGCGGTCCGGCGGATGGTGCCGTGGCAGTACCGGCGGCGTCTGCTCCACGGCCGGGTGAACCTCAACACGCCGGCGGCGATGGATCAGCGATATCGCAGCCAGGGGACGGATTTCCGTTCGATGGAGAACCTCTACGGCCGGCTGTTGCCTCTGCTGCCGTCGCAAGGCCGGCTGCTTGACGCCGGCTGCGGCATCGCGGTGCTGCTGCGAACGATCCGCCAGCGGTATCCGCAACTGGAGCTTCACGGGGTCGATTTCTCGCCGGTGGCGGTCGAACGGACGCGCGAATACGGTTTTGCCGCCCAGGTCGCCGTCCTTCCGGACCTCCCGTACGACGACGGGTGCTTCGACGCGGTGACCTGCACCGAAGTCCTTGAGCACCTTGACGATCCAGCCGCCGCGGTGCGGTCGTTCGCCCGGGTGCTTCGCGCGGGCGGGTGGCTGATCGTCTCGGCGCCGCAGGACCTGGATCCCGATCATTGCCTGGAGCACGTCCAGGATTTCGATGAACCGGCATTGCGCGGCTGTCTTTCCCAAACCGGGTTGGACCTGGTCCACCTCGAGTCGGTCGAGCGCGAACCGCACCGCAAGCCCGGGGTCTCGTGGCTGGCCGTGGCGGTGAAGGTGGGGTCCGATGCGGATCGCCGTTGA
- a CDS encoding glycosyltransferase family 4 protein: MRIAVDARTVFTAHRRGTGKNLVDLYRHMAVLRPAWRILMFHQYEAGGNPFADLPNVETRRIDIRGDRLNLWQQVRLPLAAWRAGASVLHCPANTAPRFPLVPMVLTLHDLLPFDPELATKQDARWSGNIAAAARRAARIIVPSRFTCGQIVKKLGVSTDNITVNPWAADSGCRRVTDPGELGRVRAKYGLADERRYVLALGSSDKRKNTVGILEAWAVVPDRLRSQISLLAVGIPDPALDGFARRARELDVASSVVLGGFADETDLSALISGAEVLCYPSLGEGFGLPVLDGFACETAVLTSSVSSLPEVAGDAAWLVDPADRRAIAAGLVRLLDDQRLRNELVQRGRVRASEFTWRACAETACRVFEQAARERT; encoded by the coding sequence ATGCGGATCGCCGTTGACGCCCGAACCGTTTTTACCGCCCATCGGCGCGGGACGGGCAAGAATCTCGTCGATCTGTACCGTCACATGGCCGTTCTGCGGCCGGCGTGGCGGATTCTGATGTTCCATCAGTACGAGGCGGGCGGGAATCCCTTTGCGGACCTGCCCAACGTGGAAACCCGCCGGATCGATATCCGGGGCGACCGGCTGAACCTCTGGCAGCAGGTTCGGCTGCCGCTGGCTGCGTGGCGGGCCGGCGCATCGGTGCTGCACTGCCCAGCCAACACCGCCCCGCGGTTTCCCCTGGTCCCGATGGTGCTGACCCTTCACGATCTGCTGCCGTTCGACCCGGAACTGGCCACAAAGCAGGACGCCAGGTGGTCCGGCAACATCGCAGCGGCGGCGCGGCGGGCCGCCCGGATCATCGTTCCCAGCCGGTTCACATGCGGCCAAATCGTCAAGAAGCTGGGCGTTTCGACCGATAATATCACTGTAAACCCGTGGGCGGCCGACAGCGGCTGCCGCCGGGTGACCGATCCGGGCGAGCTTGGGCGGGTCCGCGCCAAATACGGGCTGGCCGACGAGCGCCGGTACGTCCTGGCCCTCGGATCGTCCGATAAACGGAAGAATACGGTCGGCATCCTCGAGGCCTGGGCCGTCGTGCCCGACCGTCTCCGCAGCCAAATCTCGCTGCTGGCGGTGGGCATCCCGGACCCGGCTCTCGACGGGTTTGCCCGTCGGGCCCGAGAGCTGGACGTGGCGTCGAGCGTGGTTCTCGGCGGATTCGCCGACGAGACCGACCTGTCGGCCCTCATCAGCGGCGCCGAGGTGCTCTGCTACCCGTCGCTGGGCGAAGGGTTCGGACTGCCGGTCCTCGACGGGTTCGCCTGCGAAACGGCGGTGCTGACGAGCAGCGTCAGTTCGCTGCCGGAGGTCGCGGGCGACGCGGCGTGGCTGGTCGATCCAGCCGACCGGCGGGCGATCGCCGCCGGCTTGGTCCGCCTGTTGGACGACCAGCGGCTGCGAAACGAACTGGTCCAACGGGGACGGGTGCGGGCGAGCGAATTTACCTGGCGGGCCTGCGCCGAGACGGCCTGCAGGGTCTTTGAACAAGCGGCGAGAGAACGGACCTGA